The proteins below are encoded in one region of Planctopirus limnophila DSM 3776:
- a CDS encoding DUF1559 domain-containing protein, giving the protein MVRLRRGFTLIELLVVIAIIAILIALLLPAVQQAREAARRTQCRNNLKQLGLSLHNYHDVFGMFVYRKGGTGGSTNPAPRQNQNRRSGFVSLLPYFDQAPLYNLIEAGDPSGTSFGGNPVAPGGVAGWEGWGPWNVSLAGLQCPSDPYPTPLSSHNYMFCVGDTIQDPNNTGTSNHDLQNVNGLFANRRCFGVRDVTDGTSNTIAMSERCRADFGYTANSNRLVVEGMAMDVPAGTLRTNPLQCRTLATNGRYPTGNSKGRSGTRWTDGQIERCGFHTVLPPNSPACAEGTNTNADSPVSVVTPTSRHTGGVHALMADGAVRFINENINSGDLATGSTIGGPSPYGIWGALGTRAGGESTGDF; this is encoded by the coding sequence ATGGTACGTCTGCGCCGAGGTTTCACACTGATTGAACTGCTTGTTGTCATTGCCATTATCGCCATTCTGATCGCCCTGCTTTTGCCCGCCGTCCAACAGGCACGCGAAGCGGCTCGACGCACCCAGTGCCGTAACAATCTCAAACAACTCGGTTTGTCTTTACACAACTACCACGACGTGTTTGGCATGTTCGTCTATCGCAAAGGGGGAACCGGCGGCTCGACAAATCCTGCACCTCGCCAGAATCAGAATCGCCGCAGTGGGTTTGTCAGCCTGTTGCCTTACTTTGACCAGGCACCGCTCTACAACCTCATTGAAGCGGGCGACCCTTCAGGCACGAGTTTCGGCGGGAATCCTGTAGCACCCGGAGGAGTCGCCGGTTGGGAAGGCTGGGGGCCGTGGAATGTTTCGCTGGCTGGCCTGCAGTGTCCCTCGGATCCGTATCCGACTCCCTTGAGTTCGCACAACTACATGTTCTGTGTTGGAGATACCATTCAAGACCCGAACAACACCGGAACATCAAATCATGACCTGCAAAACGTGAATGGTCTCTTTGCAAACCGTCGTTGTTTTGGAGTTCGGGACGTCACCGATGGGACCAGCAACACCATTGCCATGAGCGAACGTTGCCGGGCAGACTTTGGCTACACGGCCAATAGTAATCGCCTGGTTGTGGAAGGCATGGCGATGGATGTTCCTGCCGGTACTCTCCGCACAAACCCCTTGCAGTGCCGGACTTTAGCCACTAACGGCCGCTACCCCACCGGGAATTCTAAAGGTCGTTCAGGGACTCGCTGGACTGACGGCCAGATTGAACGTTGCGGCTTCCACACGGTACTGCCACCCAACTCGCCTGCCTGTGCTGAAGGGACAAATACGAATGCCGACTCCCCAGTAAGCGTGGTCACTCCCACCAGCCGACACACCGGCGGCGTTCACGCACTGATGGCTGATGGGGCTGTCCGCTTCATCAATGAGAATATCAATTCAGGAGACCTCGCAACGGGTTCAACGATTGGTGGTCCCAGCCCCTACGGAATCTGGGGTGCTTTGGGGACACGTGCTGGTGGTGAATCGACAGGTGACTTCTAA